One part of the Candidatus Polarisedimenticolaceae bacterium genome encodes these proteins:
- a CDS encoding O-antigen ligase family protein produces MTAETDPGGHAAPGGFDVPRWDLPLFALVTLVGASLLAFASVERWASAWLLTGSVATLVAVCWRGGPRGLFSGAAGAIAGPALGIALLGLVQSMPAPRPVVAMLAPKTSALQTGLVPPEGGAGLPRLLVERARNAGATLPAGATLPTAPEDRGSWSARSSLSIHPVASRAAALAWLAPIFVFLAARRLAADRLRRYHLLWGIAGWTGLLGAIAVLQRVGFGGQFLWGRESPPWATPMGPFVNPNHFAGWVEMGLLVTLGLGLAILGGASRHLTATGVRAALLDRTWALPRLLLLGGVAVLGTCGMLLSHSRGGLIALGVGAVVLVPARRMRAWLPALAVLVVLAGLGVGLASWLGREDRSLQTAFFAEGARDPSLSMRSDIWGRTWRIWVDYPAVGSGLGTFRLAYAAYDREGEWLSTDQAHNDYLQLLAETGIAGAVLLGVWIVAVVWRVLRPALRHRGGPPSWTTVALAAAILAMLVHSLLDFNLQIPAVATLYAVLGGALVAAAEDVADPIEEPAS; encoded by the coding sequence ATGACCGCCGAAACCGACCCCGGAGGACACGCCGCGCCCGGCGGCTTCGATGTCCCCCGGTGGGACCTCCCGCTGTTCGCCCTGGTGACGCTCGTAGGAGCCTCGCTGCTCGCGTTCGCGTCCGTGGAGCGCTGGGCGTCTGCGTGGCTCCTGACGGGTTCGGTCGCGACGCTGGTCGCCGTCTGCTGGCGAGGGGGTCCACGGGGACTGTTCTCCGGCGCGGCCGGCGCGATCGCCGGTCCCGCGCTCGGGATCGCGCTCCTGGGGCTCGTCCAATCGATGCCCGCTCCCCGGCCCGTCGTGGCGATGCTCGCTCCGAAGACGTCGGCCCTCCAGACCGGTCTCGTCCCGCCCGAAGGAGGTGCGGGTCTCCCGCGCCTGCTCGTCGAGCGCGCCCGGAACGCCGGCGCCACGCTCCCCGCCGGCGCGACCCTTCCCACGGCTCCCGAGGATCGGGGCTCGTGGTCCGCGCGCTCGAGCCTCTCCATCCATCCCGTGGCCTCGCGTGCCGCGGCGTTGGCGTGGCTCGCCCCGATCTTCGTGTTCCTGGCCGCGCGCCGGCTCGCCGCCGACCGCCTGCGGCGCTACCACCTGCTCTGGGGCATCGCCGGCTGGACCGGGCTGCTCGGCGCGATCGCCGTCCTTCAGCGTGTCGGGTTCGGCGGCCAGTTCCTTTGGGGTCGCGAGTCGCCTCCCTGGGCGACGCCGATGGGCCCGTTCGTCAATCCGAACCATTTCGCCGGATGGGTGGAGATGGGCCTTCTGGTCACGCTCGGCCTCGGGCTGGCGATCCTCGGCGGCGCCTCGCGCCATCTCACGGCGACCGGGGTGCGAGCGGCGCTCCTGGATCGCACCTGGGCCCTGCCGAGGCTCCTGCTGCTCGGCGGCGTTGCCGTCCTCGGCACGTGCGGCATGCTGCTCTCGCACTCCCGCGGCGGGCTCATCGCCCTGGGCGTCGGAGCGGTCGTTCTCGTGCCGGCGCGTCGGATGCGCGCCTGGCTCCCGGCGCTCGCCGTCCTCGTGGTGCTGGCCGGACTGGGCGTGGGCCTGGCGAGCTGGCTCGGCCGTGAGGACCGCAGCCTTCAGACCGCCTTCTTCGCCGAAGGCGCGAGGGACCCGTCGCTGTCGATGCGTTCCGACATCTGGGGACGCACGTGGAGAATCTGGGTGGACTACCCCGCCGTCGGCAGCGGCCTCGGGACGTTCCGACTCGCCTATGCCGCCTACGATCGGGAAGGCGAGTGGCTGAGCACCGATCAGGCCCACAACGACTACCTGCAACTGCTCGCCGAAACCGGGATCGCCGGGGCGGTCCTGCTGGGGGTCTGGATCGTCGCCGTGGTCTGGCGGGTGCTCCGACCCGCACTGCGGCACCGCGGCGGGCCGCCCTCCTGGACGACCGTGGCGCTCGCCGCCGCGATCCTGGCGATGCTCGTGCATTCGCTGCTGGACTTCAATCTGCAGATCCCCGCGGTGGCGACGCTGTACGCGGTCCTCGGAGGAGCGCTCGTCGCCGCGGCCGAAGACGTGGCGGATCCCATCGAGGAGCCGGCGTCTTGA
- a CDS encoding adenylosuccinate synthase — translation MPNCAVVGAQWGDEGKGKIVDLLSERFDVVARYQGGPNAGHTVTIAGKRHALHHVPSGVFRDNVRIVIGNGTVLDLTKMLVEIDSLVAAGISLDGRFFISERAHVIVPLLSRLDALNEQVAGESGRIGTTQRGIGPTYEAKAARSGIRVADLADATALRERIQKMVDGPVGSRLREAGEDPGDPGAIAAQAHAQYRRIERWVADTALLLNDWMDEGRSILFEGAQGTLLDLDHGSYPFVTSSTTVAGGLCGGLGVSPRRVDHVIGVFKAYATRVGSGPMPTELLDGPEGLGETIRRRGREYGTTTGRPRRCGWFDGVAAAYANRINRFDGACIMLLDVLDSLDEIRVCVGYRLDGAAIRSMPPVVSDAKRIEPVFETLPGWNTDTTSARTWEELPPQARAYLDRLSALIGAEVSVVSVGPDRAQSIIRPGSSLAGRFGF, via the coding sequence GTGCCGAACTGCGCCGTGGTCGGAGCCCAGTGGGGCGACGAAGGGAAGGGGAAGATCGTCGATCTGCTGAGCGAACGATTCGACGTCGTCGCTCGCTACCAGGGGGGGCCCAACGCCGGTCACACGGTGACGATCGCCGGCAAGCGGCACGCGCTCCACCACGTGCCGTCCGGAGTCTTCCGCGACAACGTGCGCATCGTGATCGGCAACGGCACGGTACTCGATCTCACGAAGATGCTCGTGGAGATCGATTCGCTCGTCGCCGCGGGGATCTCGCTCGACGGCCGCTTCTTCATCAGCGAGCGGGCCCACGTCATCGTGCCGCTGCTCTCGCGCCTCGACGCCCTCAACGAGCAGGTCGCCGGGGAGTCGGGACGCATCGGGACCACGCAGCGCGGCATCGGGCCGACCTACGAGGCGAAGGCCGCGCGCAGCGGGATCCGCGTCGCCGACCTCGCGGACGCGACGGCGCTGCGCGAGCGGATCCAGAAGATGGTGGACGGGCCGGTGGGCTCCCGCCTGCGCGAGGCGGGCGAGGACCCCGGCGATCCCGGGGCGATCGCCGCTCAGGCCCACGCGCAGTACCGGCGCATCGAGCGCTGGGTCGCGGACACCGCGCTCCTCCTGAACGACTGGATGGACGAAGGTCGATCGATCCTCTTCGAGGGAGCCCAGGGGACGCTCCTCGACCTCGACCACGGCTCCTATCCTTTCGTCACGTCGTCGACGACCGTGGCGGGAGGCCTGTGCGGCGGCCTCGGCGTCTCCCCGCGCCGCGTCGATCACGTCATCGGCGTCTTCAAGGCGTACGCGACGCGCGTCGGGTCGGGGCCGATGCCCACCGAGTTGCTCGACGGTCCGGAAGGGCTCGGTGAGACGATCCGCCGGCGCGGCCGGGAGTACGGGACCACCACCGGGCGCCCGCGCCGGTGCGGGTGGTTCGACGGCGTCGCGGCGGCGTACGCGAACCGGATCAACCGGTTCGACGGAGCGTGCATCATGCTGCTCGACGTCCTCGACTCCCTGGACGAGATCCGCGTGTGCGTCGGGTACCGCCTCGACGGCGCTGCGATCCGCTCGATGCCTCCGGTCGTCTCGGATGCGAAGCGGATCGAGCCGGTCTTCGAGACGCTTCCAGGATGGAACACCGACACGACCTCGGCCCGCACCTGGGAGGAGCTCCCGCCGCAGGCGCGCGCCTACCTCGATCGACTCTCCGCGCTCATCGGGGCCGAGGTTTCGGTGGTGAGCGTCGGTCCGGACCGGGCGCAGAGCATCATCCGGCCCGGTTCGTCGCTCGCCGGCCGTTTCGGGTTCTGA
- the wecB gene encoding UDP-N-acetylglucosamine 2-epimerase (non-hydrolyzing) translates to MSREIVLIAGARPNFMKIAPIAAALREDGRLQATIVHTEQHYDRKMSALFFEELGIPEPTLRLGVGSGSHARQTAEVMLRLEPVLVERRPAALLVVGDVNSTLAAALVAVKLGIPVAHVEAGLRSFDRSMPEEINRVLTDQISRWLFVSERSGLANLAREGVDPADVSFVGNVMIDTLLRFRARAAALEAHRAHGVEPGGYAVLTLHRPANVDDPEVLRPLLAPIVELGRSIPVLFPVHPRTAATLARAGIELGSGVRVLEPLGYLEFLGLTSAARLVLTDSGGIQEETTVLGVPCVTLRANTERPVTIEEGTNRLGGVTADSVRRAIGDALAMEAGARVPELWDGRAAARVVGILAAALGR, encoded by the coding sequence TTGAGCCGCGAGATCGTCCTGATCGCGGGGGCACGCCCCAACTTCATGAAGATCGCGCCGATCGCCGCCGCGCTTCGCGAGGACGGGCGCCTGCAAGCGACGATCGTGCATACGGAGCAGCACTACGACCGGAAGATGTCGGCGCTGTTCTTCGAGGAGCTCGGCATTCCCGAGCCGACCCTGCGCCTGGGAGTGGGCTCGGGAAGTCACGCGCGACAGACCGCGGAAGTCATGCTGCGTCTCGAGCCGGTCCTGGTCGAGCGCCGCCCCGCCGCGCTGCTCGTCGTGGGGGACGTGAACTCCACGCTGGCGGCGGCGCTGGTCGCGGTGAAGCTGGGGATCCCGGTCGCGCACGTCGAGGCGGGCCTCCGGAGCTTCGACCGGTCCATGCCCGAGGAGATCAATCGCGTCCTGACCGATCAGATCTCGCGATGGCTGTTCGTGAGCGAGCGGAGCGGGCTCGCCAACCTCGCGCGGGAAGGGGTCGATCCCGCCGACGTGTCGTTCGTGGGGAACGTCATGATCGACACGCTGCTCCGCTTCCGCGCGCGCGCGGCCGCTCTCGAGGCCCACCGCGCGCACGGCGTGGAGCCGGGAGGTTATGCGGTCCTGACGCTGCATCGCCCCGCCAACGTCGACGACCCCGAGGTGCTGCGGCCGCTGCTCGCTCCGATCGTCGAGCTCGGGCGGTCGATTCCCGTGCTCTTCCCCGTGCACCCGCGGACGGCGGCGACTCTCGCGCGCGCCGGCATCGAGCTCGGGTCGGGCGTGCGCGTGCTCGAGCCGCTGGGCTACCTGGAGTTCCTCGGGCTCACCTCCGCGGCCAGGCTCGTGCTCACGGACTCCGGGGGGATCCAGGAGGAGACGACGGTCCTCGGGGTGCCGTGCGTGACGCTGCGCGCCAACACCGAGCGACCCGTCACGATCGAGGAGGGCACCAACCGACTGGGAGGCGTGACCGCGGATTCGGTGCGGCGGGCGATCGGCGACGCGCTGGCGATGGAAGCCGGAGCGCGCGTACCGGAGCTGTGGGACGGAAGGGCGGCGGCGCGCGTCGTGGGGATCCTCGCTGCCGCGCTGGGGCGGTGA